In Tsuneonella amylolytica, one genomic interval encodes:
- the tkt gene encoding transketolase: protein MSLDTARLAPMANAIRALSMDAVQAANSGHPGMPMGMADVATVLFSKYLKFDPKAPDWADRDRFVLSAGHGSMLIYSLLYLSGYASPTIEDIANFRKLGSPCAGHPENFLLDGVECTTGPLGQGLAMAVGMAIAERHLNAVHGSEAVDHHTWTIAGDGCLMEGVNHEAIGLAGHLGLGKLKVLWDSNRITIDGSTELSTCEDIPARYRAAGWHTLECDGHDFADIDRALAEAAKLDDKPVLVECRTVIGKGAPNKQGTSGVHGAALGADEVAAVRSELGWPHEAFVVPDDVLTDWRKTGERGAMARAKWEGRASNKDLGVVEVPHGVLDDYIAKLLAEPKTVATRKASEMALEVLTAAVPAMIGGSADLTGSNNTKTSSTGPLTAGDYAGRYLYYGIREFGMACAMNGMALHGGVIPYGGTFLIFSDYCRNAVRLSALQQTRAIYVFTHDSIGLGEDGPTHQPVEQVMSLRLIPNLNVFRPCDTIETAECWALALADTDTPSVLALSRQNLPQLRTEGGNLSARGAYRLRAATAERKVILIATGSEVEVAVATAEALEADGIGADVVSMPCMELFEAQDQSYKDDLLPNVPPEDLLRVSIEAGSTMGWERYTMANGLQIGLDRFGASAPAEDLFAKFGFTAEAIVPKIKAKLGI, encoded by the coding sequence ATGAGTCTCGACACCGCCCGCCTGGCGCCCATGGCCAACGCCATCCGTGCCTTGTCGATGGATGCGGTCCAGGCGGCGAACAGCGGCCACCCGGGCATGCCGATGGGCATGGCCGACGTCGCCACGGTGCTGTTCTCGAAGTATCTCAAGTTCGATCCGAAGGCGCCCGACTGGGCCGATCGCGACCGCTTCGTGCTCAGCGCGGGGCACGGATCGATGCTGATCTACAGCCTGCTGTATCTCAGCGGCTATGCCTCGCCCACGATCGAGGACATCGCGAACTTCCGCAAGCTCGGCAGTCCGTGTGCGGGGCACCCCGAGAACTTCCTGCTCGACGGGGTCGAATGCACGACCGGTCCGCTGGGCCAGGGTCTGGCGATGGCGGTCGGCATGGCGATCGCGGAGCGTCATCTCAACGCAGTGCACGGGTCCGAAGCGGTCGATCACCACACCTGGACGATCGCGGGCGACGGATGCCTGATGGAAGGCGTCAACCACGAGGCGATCGGCCTTGCCGGTCATCTCGGGCTCGGAAAGCTGAAGGTGCTGTGGGATTCGAACCGCATCACCATTGACGGATCGACCGAACTGTCGACCTGCGAGGACATACCGGCCCGCTACCGCGCCGCCGGCTGGCATACGCTGGAATGCGACGGTCACGACTTCGCCGATATAGACCGCGCGCTGGCCGAAGCCGCGAAGCTGGACGACAAGCCGGTGCTGGTCGAATGCCGCACGGTCATCGGCAAGGGCGCGCCGAACAAGCAGGGCACCAGCGGCGTGCACGGCGCGGCGCTGGGCGCGGACGAAGTCGCAGCGGTGCGGAGCGAACTCGGCTGGCCGCACGAGGCGTTCGTCGTGCCGGACGACGTTCTCACCGACTGGCGCAAGACCGGCGAGCGTGGGGCGATGGCGCGCGCGAAATGGGAAGGGCGCGCCTCGAACAAGGACCTCGGCGTGGTCGAGGTGCCCCATGGCGTGCTCGACGATTATATCGCCAAGCTGCTCGCCGAACCCAAGACGGTCGCGACCCGCAAGGCGAGCGAGATGGCGCTCGAGGTGCTGACCGCGGCGGTGCCTGCCATGATCGGCGGATCGGCGGACCTGACCGGATCGAACAACACGAAGACGAGCTCGACCGGTCCGCTGACCGCCGGGGACTATGCGGGCCGTTACCTTTATTACGGTATTCGTGAATTTGGTATGGCCTGCGCGATGAACGGCATGGCGCTCCACGGCGGCGTAATACCTTACGGCGGTACGTTCCTGATTTTCAGCGACTATTGCCGCAACGCCGTGCGCCTCAGCGCGCTGCAGCAGACCCGCGCGATCTACGTCTTCACGCACGACAGCATCGGGCTGGGCGAGGATGGACCGACCCACCAGCCGGTGGAACAGGTCATGAGCCTCCGGCTAATCCCCAATCTCAACGTGTTCCGCCCGTGCGATACGATCGAGACCGCGGAATGCTGGGCGCTGGCTTTGGCGGATACCGACACCCCGAGCGTGCTGGCGCTGAGCCGCCAGAACCTGCCGCAGTTGCGGACCGAAGGGGGCAACCTCAGCGCGCGGGGCGCATACCGCCTTCGCGCCGCGACAGCCGAGCGCAAGGTCATCCTGATCGCGACCGGTTCCGAAGTGGAAGTCGCCGTGGCGACCGCCGAAGCGCTGGAAGCCGACGGCATCGGTGCGGACGTCGTTTCAATGCCGTGCATGGAACTGTTCGAAGCGCAGGACCAGTCGTACAAGGACGATCTGCTGCCGAACGTACCACCCGAAGACCTGCTTCGCGTCTCGATCGAGGCGGGCAGCACGATGGGCTGGGAACGCTACACGATGGCGAACGGCCTGCAGATCGGCCTCGACCGCTTCGGCGCCTCCGCCCCGGCGGAGGACCTGTTCGCGAAATTCGGCTTCACCGCGGAAGCCATCGTACCCAAAATCAAAGCCAAACTGGGCATTTAG
- the gap gene encoding type I glyceraldehyde-3-phosphate dehydrogenase yields the protein MATKVAINGFGRIGRLVARAILERTDHDLELVSINDLADTASNALLFGFDSTHGRFPGTVETDGNDLVVNGRHIRVTAEKDPGKLPHGDNGVDIVLECTGFFQSDEAARPHLSAGARRVLISAPATGVSKTIVFGVNQDSLTADDDIVSNASCTTNCLAPVAKVLNDAMGIERGFMTTIHSYTNDQRMLDQIHKDLRRARGGAQNMIPTTTGAARAVGLVLPELKGKLDGSSVRVPTPNVSMIDLVFVPGRDTSAEEINEALKAAANGPMKGVLDYTDQPLVSSDFNHYPASSTVDSLETAVLESKLGRVVSWYDNEWGFSNRMIDTAGVMAGLL from the coding sequence ATGGCGACGAAAGTTGCGATCAACGGTTTCGGGCGCATCGGCCGCCTTGTGGCGCGCGCGATCCTCGAGCGGACCGACCACGATCTCGAACTGGTGAGCATCAACGATCTCGCCGACACTGCTTCCAACGCGCTGCTGTTCGGCTTCGACAGCACGCACGGTCGCTTCCCCGGCACCGTCGAGACCGATGGCAACGACCTCGTCGTCAACGGCCGCCACATTCGGGTGACGGCTGAAAAGGACCCGGGCAAGCTGCCCCATGGCGACAACGGCGTCGATATCGTGCTCGAATGCACCGGCTTCTTCCAGTCGGACGAGGCGGCGCGACCGCACCTGTCGGCGGGCGCCAGGCGCGTGCTGATTTCGGCCCCGGCGACGGGCGTCAGCAAGACGATCGTCTTCGGCGTCAACCAGGACAGCCTGACCGCCGACGACGACATCGTCTCGAACGCCAGCTGCACCACGAACTGCCTCGCCCCGGTCGCCAAGGTGCTGAACGATGCGATGGGCATCGAGCGCGGCTTCATGACCACGATCCACAGCTACACCAACGACCAGCGGATGCTCGACCAGATCCACAAGGATTTGCGCCGGGCGCGCGGCGGTGCGCAGAACATGATCCCGACCACCACCGGCGCCGCGCGCGCGGTCGGCCTCGTGCTACCCGAACTGAAGGGCAAGCTCGACGGCAGCTCGGTCCGCGTGCCGACCCCCAATGTGTCGATGATCGACCTCGTGTTCGTGCCGGGCCGCGACACTTCGGCCGAGGAGATCAACGAGGCGCTGAAGGCAGCGGCCAACGGCCCCATGAAGGGCGTTCTCGACTACACCGACCAGCCGCTGGTTTCGAGTGATTTCAATCACTACCCGGCGTCTTCTACCGTCGATTCGCTGGAAACGGCGGTCCTGGAATCGAAGCTCGGCCGCGTGGTCAGCTGGTACGACAACGAATGGGGTTTCTCGAACCGCATGATCGACACCGCCGGGGTGATGGCCGGGCTGCTCTGA
- a CDS encoding phosphoglycerate kinase — protein sequence MAAFRTLDDLGDVRGKVALVRVDLNLPMHEGRASDVTRVEASAPTILELADAGAKVLLLAHFGRPKGQRSSVMSTSMVMGDVERVLGREIMFIPEVMGPVVEQSVGILRDGDIGLLDNVRFWPGEEANDPEFARGIAAVGDFYVNDAFSAAHRAHATTEGLAHLLPAYAGRAMERELKALDAALGSPEQPVAAVVGGAKVSTKLAVLENLVGRVQHLIIGGGMANTFLAARGVDVGKSLCEHDLAATANAIMDKADHAGCTVHLPYDVVVAKEFAANPSSLRTCNVHEVAADEMILDIGPAATESLGDVLKTCRTLVWNGPLGAFETPPFDEATVALAKTAAALTQDGSLTSVAGGGDTVAALNHAGVAGDFTYVSTAGGAFLEWMEGRELPGVKALTA from the coding sequence ATGGCCGCCTTCCGCACCCTCGACGACCTTGGCGACGTGCGCGGCAAGGTCGCGCTCGTCCGCGTCGACCTCAACCTGCCTATGCACGAAGGGCGCGCGAGCGACGTCACCCGCGTCGAAGCGAGCGCGCCCACGATCCTCGAACTCGCCGATGCGGGCGCCAAGGTCCTGCTGCTGGCGCACTTCGGGCGGCCGAAGGGCCAGCGCAGTTCGGTCATGAGCACGAGCATGGTCATGGGCGACGTCGAGCGGGTGCTCGGCCGCGAGATCATGTTCATTCCCGAGGTCATGGGGCCGGTGGTCGAACAGTCGGTCGGCATCCTGCGCGACGGCGACATCGGCCTGCTCGACAACGTCCGCTTCTGGCCGGGCGAGGAAGCCAACGATCCCGAATTCGCACGCGGGATCGCGGCGGTCGGCGACTTCTACGTCAACGATGCGTTTTCCGCCGCGCACCGCGCGCACGCGACGACCGAGGGGCTGGCGCATCTGTTGCCCGCCTATGCCGGCCGCGCGATGGAAAGGGAACTGAAGGCGCTCGACGCCGCGCTCGGCAGCCCCGAACAGCCGGTCGCCGCGGTGGTCGGCGGGGCGAAGGTCTCGACCAAGCTCGCCGTGCTCGAGAACCTCGTCGGGCGGGTGCAGCACCTGATCATCGGCGGCGGGATGGCCAATACCTTCCTCGCGGCGCGCGGCGTCGATGTCGGCAAGTCGCTGTGCGAACATGATCTCGCCGCGACCGCCAACGCAATCATGGACAAGGCCGATCACGCCGGCTGCACGGTGCATCTGCCCTACGACGTCGTGGTCGCGAAGGAATTCGCCGCCAACCCATCGTCCTTGCGGACCTGCAACGTCCACGAAGTCGCGGCCGACGAGATGATCCTGGACATCGGCCCCGCCGCGACCGAGTCGCTTGGCGACGTGCTCAAGACCTGCCGCACGCTGGTGTGGAACGGTCCGCTCGGAGCCTTCGAGACGCCGCCGTTCGACGAAGCCACGGTGGCGCTGGCGAAGACCGCCGCGGCGCTGACCCAGGACGGCAGCCTGACGTCGGTCGCCGGGGGCGGCGATACCGTGGCAGCGTTGAACCACGCCGGCGTGGCGGGCGACTTTACCTACGTTTCGACGGCGGGCGGCGCCTTCCTCGAATGGATGGAAGGGCGCGAACTGCCGGGTGTGAAGGCGCTGACGGCATGA
- a CDS encoding PaaI family thioesterase, producing the protein MSEQVPDTVTGRVPQTEGEFAGWTYWKGDPFEDRAGPFYERQQDDGSCVVAFRAEPRHMNGGGFMHGGCLMTFADGALFSIARHELDGHHSVTMHLAGDFLSQVRVGQLVEARGEVVRGGGKTIFVAGTVTADGSPALRFDGIIRKLQKRD; encoded by the coding sequence ATGAGCGAGCAAGTACCCGACACGGTGACCGGGCGCGTGCCCCAGACCGAAGGCGAGTTCGCCGGCTGGACATACTGGAAGGGCGATCCCTTCGAAGACCGCGCCGGTCCGTTCTACGAACGGCAGCAGGACGATGGCAGCTGCGTCGTCGCCTTCCGGGCAGAGCCGCGCCACATGAACGGCGGCGGTTTCATGCACGGCGGGTGCCTGATGACTTTTGCCGATGGCGCGCTGTTTTCGATCGCCCGCCACGAGCTCGACGGCCATCATTCGGTCACCATGCACCTGGCCGGCGACTTCCTGTCGCAGGTGCGTGTCGGGCAGCTGGTCGAGGCGCGGGGCGAGGTCGTGCGCGGCGGCGGCAAGACGATCTTCGTTGCCGGCACCGTCACGGCTGACGGGTCCCCCGCGCTGCGGTTCGACGGGATCATCCGGAAGCTTCAGAAGCGCGACTGA